Genomic window (Culex pipiens pallens isolate TS chromosome 3, TS_CPP_V2, whole genome shotgun sequence):
aattctaaaattctaaaattctaaaattctaaaattctaaaattctaaaattctaaaattctaaaattctaaaattctaaaattctaaaattctaaaattctaaaattctaaaattctaaaattctaaaattctaaaattctaaaattctaaaattctaaagttctaaagttctaaagttctaaaattctaaaattctaaaattctaaaattctaaaattctaaaattctaaaattctaaaattctaaaattctaaaattctaaaattctaaaattctaaaattataaaattctaaaattctaaaattctaaaattctaaaattctaaaattctaaaattctaaaattctaaaattctaaaattctaaaattctaaaattctaaaattctaaaattctaaaattctaaaattctaaaattctaaaattctaaaattctaaaattctaaaattctaaaattctaaaattctaaaattctaaaattctaaaattctaaaattctaaaattctaaaattctaaaattctaaaattctaaaattctaaaattctaaaattctaaaattctaaaattctaaaattctaaaattctaaaattctaaaattctaaaattctaaaattctaaaattctaaaattctaaaattctaaaattctaaaattctaaaattctaaaattctaaaattctaaaattctaaaattctaaaattctaaaattctaaaattctaaaattctaaaattctaaaattctaaaattctaaaattctaaaattctaagattctaaaattctaaaattctaaaattctaaaattctaaaattctaaaattctaaaattctaaaattctaaaattctaaaattctaaaattctaaaattctaaaattctaaaattctaaaattctaaaattctaaaattctaaaattctaaaattctaacattctaaaattctaaaattctaaaattctaaaattctaaaattctaaaatcctaaaattctaaaattctaaaattctaaaattctaaaattctaaaattctaaaattctaaaattctaaaattctaaaattctaaaattctaaaattctaaaattctaaaattctaaaattctaaaattctaaaattctaaaattctaaaattctaaaattctaaaattctaagattctaaaattctaaaattctaaaattctaaaattctaaaattctaaaattctaaaattctaaaattctaaaattctaaaattctaaaattctaaaattctaaaattctaaaattctaaaattctaacattctaaaattctaaaattctaaaattctaaaattctaaaatcctaaaattctaaaattctaaaattctaaaattctaaaattctaaaattctaaaattctaaaattctaaaattctaaaattctaaaattctaaaattctaaaattctaaaattctaaaattctaaaattctaaaattctaaaattctaaaattctaaaattctaaaattctaaaattctaaaattctaaaattctaaaattctaaaattctaaaattctaaaattctaaaattctaaaattctaaaattctaaaattctaaaattctaaaattctaaaattctaaaattctaaaattctaaaattctaaaattctaaaattctaaaattctaaaattctaaaattctaaaattctaaaattctaaaattctaaaattctaaaattctaaaattctaaaattctaaaattctaaaattctaaaattctaaaattctaaaattctaaaattctaaaattctaaaattctaaattctaaaattctaaaattctaaaattctaaaattctaaaattctaaaattctaaaattctaaaattctaaaattctaaaattctaaaattctaaaattctaaaattctaaaattctaaaattctaaaattctaaaattctaaaattctaaaattctaaaattctaaaattctaaaattctaaaattctaaaattctaaaattctaaaattctaaaattctaaaattctaaaattctaaaattctaaaattctaaaattctaaaattctagaattctaaaattctaaaattctaaaattctaaaattctaaaattctaaaattctaaaattctaaaattttaaaattctaaaattctaaaattctaaaattctaaaattttaaaattctaaaattctaaaattctaaaaatttaaattctaaaattctaaaattctaaaattctaaaattctaaaattctaaaattctaaaattctaaaattcttaaattctaaaattctaaaattctaaaattctaaaattctaaaattctaaaattctaaaattctaaaattctaaaattctaaaattctaaaattctaaaattctaaaattctaaaattctaaaattctaaaattctaaaattctaaaattctaaaattttaaaattctaaaattctaaaaatttaaattctaaaattctaagattctaaaattctaaaattctaaaattctaaaattctaaaattctaaaattctaaaattctaaaattctaaaattctaaaattctaaaattctaaaattctaaaattctaaaattctaaaattctaaaattctaaaattctaaaattctaaaattctaaaattctaaaattctaaaattctaaaattctaaaattctaaaattctaaaattctaaaattctaaaattctaaaattctaaaattctaaaattctaaaattctaaaattctaaaattctaaaattctaaaattctaaaattctaaaattctaaaattctaaaattctaaaattctaaaattctaaaattctaaaattctaaaattctaaaattctaaaattctaaaattcttaaattcttaaattcttaaattctaaaattctaaaattctaaaattctaaaattctaaaactctaaaattctaaaattctaaaattctaaaattctaaaattctaaaattctaaaattctaaaattctaaaattctaaaattctaaaattctaaaattctaaaattctaaaattctaaaattctaaaattctaaaattctaagattctaaaattctaaaattctaaaattctaatattccaaaaatacaaaattcccGAAGCAAAATTTGTCTTGGCATTTTACTGAATAATAACgaagacgataatattatcgacaaACGCGTCATCGCGTCATCGATTTACAACATTGATATACTCCATCTGCTAGCAATATTTagataaaaacaatcaaaatactAAATGCATGTCCACTTTATGAAAGTGTAGTTTTTTCTCAAATACAAATATTTGTGGAGCTGTTTAAAAGAAAGATAAGCTGCATTTCAGTAACCGAATTGATTGTGTTCATCGATTGTACTAAGTGTAGTGTTAACTTAATTtgtatacacatttttttttttttttttttttcaccggtCAACCTAGTAAAATTAGTTACACAAAAGCGATAACATTTGCCTCCTATTTCTGATACAAGTTTTCTATTAGTTAGGTTGATAAAATATCCTACACAATTAGCCAGCAATTTCATACCAAAGGTAGAActgctttctttcttttttcttcgaGTGTTTTAACGTGTTGCTGGAAGTGAAAGATTTCCACCCCATTCCGAGAGGTTCTCCAGACTTTGCCAGCCGAGCAGGGAAAAAATAGTAACATTTGCCCGGATCGATTCGAATCCCTTCCAAAAATACACACATTTTACACAAtccaccaacacacacacacacacaacacatcGAATATACACGCAAAAACGCATGTAGACACACAGCCGGCTCACACGCACTCACGCACACAACCCGGAACCCGGAACTTACGAATGGTTCATCTTGTCCTTTCTTCGCCGCGCCAGATCGGACATTCCGACGGGGCCGAGGTTGGCCGCCTGCGGTGAGGCAATCGCGCGGAACGTCGCGTGCACCGCCCCCTTGATTGCTTCGGGATTCTCCGCCGGCGGGTACTCCGAAGCCGGAACGATGCCCGCCATCGTCGacgtagtcgtcgtcgtcgtcgtgagtCCCATCAGTCCCGTCTGCTGCACCTGGTGCTGCATTCCCGGCTGGTTGTACAGTAACCGCGAGCGCGACAACCACGGATGGCGCAGAATTTGGGCCGCCGTTGGCCTCCGCTGGGGCGCAATGTGCAACATCTGCCGCAGCAGCTCCTTCACCTCCTCCGATATGCTGGGCCATTTCTGAGAAATGAacaaattggtttaaaaatcaCGCTTTTTGACACAATTCGTTCAAGTGCACTCACTCCCGTCTCCAGGTCAACCTTGCCGGAACCTATCCGGGCCAGAATCATGTCCGGCGAGTCGTTTGGCGTGCTTGCGAACGGCGTCTTCCCGTCCAGCATGATGTACAGCAGCACGCCCAGCGACCAGATGTCGCACGCCAGATCGTAGCCCTGTTTCTTCAACACTTCCGGAGCGACAAAGTTCGCCGTATAGCAGGGCGTCATCAGCAGGCCGTTGTCCGCCCGCAGCTGCTTGGCGAAGCCCAGATCGCACAACTTGAGCGATTCGGGCGTGTGATTGACCGACGCGTACAGCAGGTTGGAAGGCTTCAGATCGCGATGGACGACGCCGTGCTCGTGCAGGTACGCCACGGACGAAACGACCGTCTTGAGGACGGCACTCGCTTCGACCTCGGTCATGTACTGGATGGCTAGGATTCGGTCAAGCAGCTCGCCACCCTTGAGCAGTTCCATCACCAGGTACACGTACGACGGATCCTCGTGAACGCCGTACAGAGAGACAATGTTCGGGTGGTTGCTGTACCGGAGCAGGATTTCCACCTCCTCGCGGCAATCGTGGCTGGATTTGTCGATGATCTGaaaatgaatgcaaaaaaaatcgttattttatttcagatttcctTTGCGATAAATATATCATtactatactgccgttctacgcataattgtcccatgtcagttttggacgattttgactttatgacatttttaagtttagtctgatgtgtactttaagaaaaacacataaaatctggtactttgttcggaaactcattaaaaacaacaccaagtctgtttgtcccattgttaatattctacgcataattgtccaacCAAGGATTTTCTTatacggaatcattagttttactaagcattatgtcttgtttacctgttgtatagcaagaaaatcacaaataagtgtgataaactgctaactggggcgattagggacacatagggctaataggaacccacgggacaattatgcgtagaaacacagaaatcggtcgaaaaatttcaatcgcgttttttctcagttgcactttttttaacatgggacaattatgcgtagaacggcagtatcgaggtttttaagcgaaaatggcgttcgaatggtgaacgcccgaaatgtcaaaatcacgcagtggtaccaacattacggaacaagtgtgccatggcatgacagccacatttttttctattgttgGTGCTACttcgcgattttgacatttcgggcgttcaccattcgaacgccatcttcgcttaaaaacctggatagggaTAAGGAGAGCGTCACTAAGAAATTGCAGTTCCTGAGGGAACACTTTTGAAGAATATTAATATTCTCCCCAGAATTCAAAAGAGAAATTATCAACgaattttctatcaaaagtttcgtaaattgatttgtttatatAAATAGTGAAAACGGCATCTGCTAAAGATATGAGCTTTTCCtcttgcaaaaacaaaacaaaatacgaGAACTAAATAGTTTCCTATCATGCcctttaaacaaaaacaaactaacatCGATCAACCACCCACCTTCACCGCGTAGTGCTTCCGCGTGGATCGACTCTCGCAAAGCCGGCATATCGAGAACGTTCCCCGGCCCAGCTCCTGCATCAGCGAGTACTCGTCGGCAAAGGCTCCCGGCTTGACGCCCGGAATCTCGTTCGAAAACGGTGACCGCGTGGTCGGTTGCTGATTCATCAGGCTCCCGGTACCGTTGGCAAAGTTGGGCGTATCTTCCAGCAGCCCGGGCGCGACAAAGCTAAAGCCGCGGAATATTTCGTGCGCACTTGCGCTAACCGGACCACCCGGAGAatccctgcaaaaaaaaaagcgaatttATAATTTGATCCACCCTCGAAATAAATTCCCCCCCAAGACGGACTCACTTTGGCGACTTGTTGGTGTACTCCGTGTCGAAGTAGAACGCCTCGTCGCGCGACACGGCCGGAATGAACGGTGGGCGTACCTCCTTCCGCTCGAACCCGGTCCAGTCGACGTTGGCGAAGAATTCGTGCCGTTTGATGTCCTCGATTCCGTTCGGTCCCACGCCCAACCGGTTCTGGGGATTGCGCTTGAACAGCGCCCGCAGCAAACTTTGCGCCTCCGGGCTCAGGTTCTCCGGCATGCCCAGTTTCGTTTTCAGAATCTGGTTCATCGTGTCGTTTCGGTTGCTACCGTGAAAGGGCAAGTTTCCCGTGAgcatttcaaactaaaaaaaaagaaaatcaatcattttGTTTGTGTAACAACTAGTAAGAAAATCAAACAAACCATCAAAACGCCAAACGACCACCAGTCGGCGGCGAATGTGTGTCCCTTCCGGTTGACCACCTCCGGTGCCATGTACTCGACCGTGCCGCAGAAGCTGTACGTTTTGGAACCATCCAGCGGTTGTTTCGACAGACCAAAGTCCGTTAAAGCTATGTGACCGTCCTGGAAAGATAGAAgtacaagaagaaaaaaataacggtGATAAGTGGTGCTGTCCTCTTGCAGGAAGAAAGGACAAATGGTGCCGTGTACTCTCTATCTAAGATGCTAGACATTTCTAAGGAAACCAATTTCCTGTCCAGAGTACATTCTTCTTAGCCTCATTTCCTTGCTTTAACCATATCTGAGCTGGTTTAGAAATCCTCAACTGTAacgttttaaatagtttttgttaattttaaacataggggaaatatgcccattttaagcctaataagcggtcgtgtttgaatgatgctggataatctggagtgttccttgaaatttactaaaaccaagtacaccagcGAGTAGagaaactatttttgtaaatttctgtTTATTCTCACTTTTAATAATAGTTTTGCTACTCCTATTAcaagcattttgaaaaaatatttccaaaatgcattctaatcagtcgagtgcattgggcaacgcccattttcctattttcagcttagttctttttttcttccagcgctcttttgggtctgcttagtgctgccaaagttgatgaaattttaagcgaacactcacgaaaggtagcatttatagcgaaaggttcctggcagcacttgctcactccaacaggcgctgcaccagcatgttggtggtgttggtggccaccctttgttctttatttgccttcgctcctcgctcggttttcttcaggctTCGATTAGAATcggtattcaaaattgaaacgtcaaaagacttagcgcgtttgttttttggatggtgcttgctaattatttacatttttcgggattatttttcaagtgagtgaccaacttatgtgcaaaagaacatgttgccggttgttatggtttcgtttgagcaatctgccaaaaatgtatggaatttcgtaatttttgttctcgtggatcaaacttactttttgcccaggtatttaaaaacgtgggttttatagaaaacctagatgtatgggtatcaaaagatcgaaaattttatgccctttccgatgccacataggttaacttgtgaattgtggaccggttcggatgccggcggattttccgacgacgtaattccgggttggtacgaaattccaacgaaaaatctattcttgcgttacaaagacccccaaaacgctgttatacccactccagaatgtttatttagcaattctatggtaatatattgacatttagttaaatttaaagtttgcaaaattaagtttggataagttttatatagaatttccagagttatataaacttttatactaagtaattagtaaactttatattcaatccaaattatttttttaatcagtcaaggatgcctatttggagttgggagactggatttatggtgatttgtcaacaaataactttatttatgtaaattcgAAAGgtatacaaactttttttgcacctttttttatttttgtaatagtatttgttatataactttttatagaaaacatcttttcatgagcttttgcagcaaaatgttcggcatgagtttctgaacaaaacgtagtactaggtttatgtcaacattaaattgtttacatgtttcatcacaaaatgtgcatagtgcccaaggggtgtaaatactatttttacatactgtaagtcattccaggtgtaggagttgtctccatgccataagtacaaacaacacaccaaaccaagcctactccggtggaatcgctggcggcggttggactcgcaatccaaaggtcgtcagttcaaacactggggtggaaggttccttggtgtaaaaagaggtttgggtgctctccccattcaagccttcggactcctaggttcgagcaaaaacttgcaatagagaccacaaaagacccgggggtcgttaatgtggatggtttgatttgattttgaaggttctctcattattttttaaataaattttcaaaaaatggcgaCCAAaggcgattcctttccgtagagtcgcaagaattttcgcgtccaccgtcggtgtgttttttcgtttttttcgcgtgcgtttgtgggtgtgaaggtgcggctggctcaggctgtcccgatgacagttgagccagtcagatttgcgatgcctttccgtgGGGTCGTAagatttttcgcgttcgtcgtcgctgtgcaacaacaacaaaaccttatcataccatttcagctcgatacacattgaaactcgtcgttcgcaccgttaatcagtacctaactaaacatcaatcatttaaaactcgtaaaatcatctcaagttaaaagttacactgtttaatccttcattctttaattacaaagattttggttctatctttccacagccgacttgtctaagactaaaccatttcatttaaaatttaaccgataaacgggaaatgtctcatccgcagcatccgattgcttgccttgagaataatatataatacctttcaacaaacactatgattttgggtcgcatcatcatcttctatgatgaatcctgaccaagcaccctaccctactaacaaattttcaggttcctggcgcttgtggggtgtaagcacagagtaaatcagctgccctagtagtaacctgcgctaactaacattcccgtcccttaaaatcgagatctacaaactgacatggcgggcgccgttggtgaccagcccaaaacagtaatttttaggtacttttttctcgaacctctccgatttcaataaaactttgcagacatgttatcctacactgtaagccattttgtgtatatggagccagtttcactaatgacatttgagaagagcgtaagtgttttaaatatttttgcatttcgtaatttaaatatcgctgtatcttgaagccgtcgcatcgtaccaaaaagtggtcagagacaaacttgtaggaaatttgacgggcttttcgaacaAAATACATTGAAAGAGAAAAACATaacacttttatgagattttttgacttttttgtttaaaagacAAATGTAAAGGTGAGCTTACGATTTttattcgttcaaattttttgtgaaaatagcctgcaatgtacaaaaagactcacggaaaatgaaggatggagcaactctcctaaaaaatacaaacatcatttactgttttttttttttttttttttgaaagtgtcaaaatttttaaaaaccgaatacgggaatcgattctccagacaaaaaagttacataaaagtctccatattgaccactgtcctaaggccaatccttgtgaagttacagctgttttaaacttaaaaatgttgaaaaattggttttttgatggtttttggcaatttctaaatggcagacttgatttttcagtctcgaaaatattttcccggaaagaccgtccaatttcccataagattgcctTGACCACTTTTGAATTAGAAGCATgggctcaaaaattttaaacgattATATTCTGCCGAAAACCTACTTTTTACACTTCCTCGCTTTACTGAGGaaatgctataaaatcactcgaaaaacgaactgctcgattcgacctcgtagacccaccttcacgtatacctatcgactcaaaaccaaattctgaacaaatgtatgtgcgtgtgtatgtctgtaagccCGTGCACCCTAAAGGTgaattaagtaacttttttttttaattaatactcAAGTTATAACTTTTAATCAATGCTGCTTCGTATGATTTACCAGAATACATGacgataaattaaatttgatggaATAATTAAGCGTGAAATTGTAATCATAAGACAAACAGACTTGATTATACGATTTGTCCGAAATATACACCAAATGACCAAAGTTCAAAATCGGTCAAACTCTAAGGGGGCAATTCTGCGTAGAACGTCAGTTTCTCTactttgaatttcatgttttggaTTTGTTTTAATGGAGAAAAATGTCAAATGCTTACTCACATAGGAAgtatatttacaaattttaaataattatgataTAAATAAGatgtatacagtcatcccacatattcggaacaccaacaaattcggaacacttttatgataatttgtcaatagcatgccaaaagtagcttttctgtcgaccttactatttttagaaccttcatttggacattatcttgctatttcactagtaaaagtagtactttttgaacaaaaaacttcattccaagactattttgtccatagcagcaaaacactgcctccaaatggcctgtttcataattgtgggatgttattgtgcctcccacaattgtggaacatctgaatttaactgatattttcacaaaaaaaagttatcaaaccatgtataaaacatcactaagcatgagtttcattggtttcagtgagtgaagtcattatttggtaataaatatgtactcctggagagatccaaagtttgtttacattcgtaagaaaaaagtgttccgaatttgtggattttaaaggtcaaagtaattcttcaaaaacttcatataaaagttaaaatttgcagatgttcgatacagcattcgaaagatcgcaagaaaagctttcaaatgaaggtaaaaacgaatcattaagttcaattatcgatttgctttgattttttgaacattggccaatctggaaaccgttccgaatatgtgggatgactgtacctcaTTTGTAATGTtacttcaatttagactgaaaaaaattaaattaccccaagtggtaaaattacacattatcagaggtaaaattacaaaaaaaaaacaaattgacatAAGAAGTATTCCTTCCtagatgttttatgtttttttgtgtaTACCCA
Coding sequences:
- the LOC120417510 gene encoding ribosomal protein S6 kinase 2 beta-like isoform X2, coding for MPLANSVDPWREKVPHSIVGTESSSQDNVEMVVDEGYDALLGQPTLPQLDPGGQMHQQHQYHLPHPHLEDQDVEAMDLDPARPDGDEQEYDIRDVVREGHEKADPSQFELLKVLGEGSFGKVFLVRKIVGKDAGTLYAMKVLKKATLKVKDRVRSTNERNILADVGHAFIVKLHYAFQTPGKLYLILDFLRGGDLFTRLSKEVMFTEEDVKFYLAELALALNHLHGLGIIYRDLKPENILLDQDGHIALTDFGLSKQPLDGSKTYSFCGTVEYMAPEVVNRKGHTFAADWWSFGVLMFEMLTGNLPFHGSNRNDTMNQILKTKLGMPENLSPEAQSLLRALFKRNPQNRLGVGPNGIEDIKRHEFFANVDWTGFERKEVRPPFIPAVSRDEAFYFDTEYTNKSPKDSPGGPVSASAHEIFRGFSFVAPGLLEDTPNFANGTGSLMNQQPTTRSPFSNEIPGVKPGAFADEYSLMQELGRGTFSICRLCESRSTRKHYAVKIIDKSSHDCREEVEILLRYSNHPNIVSLYGVHEDPSYVYLVMELLKGGELLDRILAIQYMTEVEASAVLKTVVSSVAYLHEHGVVHRDLKPSNLLYASVNHTPESLKLCDLGFAKQLRADNGLLMTPCYTANFVAPEVLKKQGYDLACDIWSLGVLLYIMLDGKTPFASTPNDSPDMILARIGSGKVDLETGKWPSISEEVKELLRQMLHIAPQRRPTAAQILRHPWLSRSRLLYNQPGMQHQVQQTGLMGLTTTTTTTSTMAGIVPASEYPPAENPEAIKGAVHATFRAIASPQAANLGPVGMSDLARRRKDKMNHS
- the LOC120417510 gene encoding ribosomal protein S6 kinase 2 beta-like isoform X1; protein product: MERESPTQYRRYRAHGVSNSISGLRIVSSSSQDNVEMVVDEGYDALLGQPTLPQLDPGGQMHQQHQYHLPHPHLEDQDVEAMDLDPARPDGDEQEYDIRDVVREGHEKADPSQFELLKVLGEGSFGKVFLVRKIVGKDAGTLYAMKVLKKATLKVKDRVRSTNERNILADVGHAFIVKLHYAFQTPGKLYLILDFLRGGDLFTRLSKEVMFTEEDVKFYLAELALALNHLHGLGIIYRDLKPENILLDQDGHIALTDFGLSKQPLDGSKTYSFCGTVEYMAPEVVNRKGHTFAADWWSFGVLMFEMLTGNLPFHGSNRNDTMNQILKTKLGMPENLSPEAQSLLRALFKRNPQNRLGVGPNGIEDIKRHEFFANVDWTGFERKEVRPPFIPAVSRDEAFYFDTEYTNKSPKDSPGGPVSASAHEIFRGFSFVAPGLLEDTPNFANGTGSLMNQQPTTRSPFSNEIPGVKPGAFADEYSLMQELGRGTFSICRLCESRSTRKHYAVKIIDKSSHDCREEVEILLRYSNHPNIVSLYGVHEDPSYVYLVMELLKGGELLDRILAIQYMTEVEASAVLKTVVSSVAYLHEHGVVHRDLKPSNLLYASVNHTPESLKLCDLGFAKQLRADNGLLMTPCYTANFVAPEVLKKQGYDLACDIWSLGVLLYIMLDGKTPFASTPNDSPDMILARIGSGKVDLETGKWPSISEEVKELLRQMLHIAPQRRPTAAQILRHPWLSRSRLLYNQPGMQHQVQQTGLMGLTTTTTTTSTMAGIVPASEYPPAENPEAIKGAVHATFRAIASPQAANLGPVGMSDLARRRKDKMNHS